Part of the Methanolobus chelungpuianus genome is shown below.
GCTCGACCCTGCCGATGATCCCGATCTGCACTCCTGCAGACCTTACGGTCTCCATGATATCCTCAGCCACCTCATGCGGGGCAATGATAAGCAGGGCGTCCAGTGACACTCCGAGATAGTCTATCTGCAGGGACTCCAGCATCCTGAGCACGACCGGATTCACGAGTTTCCTCATCTCTTTTTCTTCAAAGACAAGCCTGACCCCGGCAGTTCTTGATATCTCCTTTGCGTCCCCGCGTATGCCGCCGTTTGTCACGTCCGTCATGGCGTGTATATGCTTCACCAGGCCCGAGTCAAGCAGCTTCTCACAGGCTTCGAGGAACTTGATATTGATGGTCTCGTCCACGACCTCATGCATGCCGTAATATAGCGCGGCTGTGGATATTGTGCCGCCACCTGCTCCTTCTGTCATGAGTATGACGTCCCCCACCTGTGTCTGCTGCCTTGCTGTCAGGTCGGATGAGACTCCCACCGCGCCGACGCCGCCTGTCATGCGCTCCCCGATGACCATGTCGCCACCGATCCTCAGGGTGCTGCCTGTAATAAGGGGTATGCCCGAGAGTTCGGCAACAGCGGTTATGCCTGCAATGTGGTCGAATATCTTCGCAACGTCGCCGTCATCAGCCACATGGATATCCGAGAGCATTGCCACAGGCCGGGCTCCCATGACATAGACGTCCCTCAGGGCTGCGCGGGCTACATGGAAGCCTGCAAGGAAGGGAAAATCGCTGAGCCTTGAGTGTATGCCGTCGATGGTGACTATGACATACTCGCCGGCATCCTTCGCCCTGACAACGCCCGAATCATCCAGATGGGTGGTGTCCACCACCGCACCGGTCTTGC
Proteins encoded:
- a CDS encoding AIR synthase-related protein, with the translated sequence MDIEGYAKRGLMNSDPDLEDKLTSRILEVKRTNSEHARKLAKAAIVEAKATLHVKGDALEPTISGVTMGEFGVGSRGIGDFYTHEKIAEVIGKTGAVVDTTHLDDSGVVRAKDAGEYVIVTIDGIHSRLSDFPFLAGFHVARAALRDVYVMGARPVAMLSDIHVADDGDVAKIFDHIAGITAVAELSGIPLITGSTLRIGGDMVIGERMTGGVGAVGVSSDLTARQQTQVGDVILMTEGAGGGTISTAALYYGMHEVVDETINIKFLEACEKLLDSGLVKHIHAMTDVTNGGIRGDAKEISRTAGVRLVFEEKEMRKLVNPVVLRMLESLQIDYLGVSLDALLIIAPHEVAEDIMETVRSAGVQIGIIGRVEQGGGAMIMIDGEMRDFTPRFRESAYTPIKKMIGEEQPRNFEEMQKAVDRAASEAVSKKKRIVEKVRGS